In Brachypodium distachyon strain Bd21 chromosome 5, Brachypodium_distachyon_v3.0, whole genome shotgun sequence, the genomic window TGAGGTAAAAGTGTCCACTTCGTCACTCAACTTGTGTTGATCTTCCTTCAGTTCAGTATTTTCACGCACCAGAACATGCTGCCCAACCCAAATGAACCCATTGCAACCAAGAATCAAGTCGACATCATATTGCTCAAGGTGATGGAAGTGCTGCTTCCGCCGTTTTACCAAATATGCAGGCACTGTGAGCAATTGACCCCTCTGAagctgcataaaaaaaatccataacAATTCAATAAACATATTCATATTGTCTCCAGAAGCAATGTAAGATCTGACAAGGTAATATTGTAACTCCACTCCAGCAGTCAAATACAAATCATCAACCTACCTAAGCCATCATAACCATTCAAACAATATGAGGTATCAGGACTTAACACATCGTCTTTTGTGTTCGTGGGGTTGTGCGCCTTTATTCTAGGCGCTCTCTTGTAAAtatactctctctctctctctctcttaatGAACCGCAGTGCTCCTGCCTttttccgtaaaaaaaaagagttgttGTGGCATCTACCTTTCCATACTTTTGACTCCTTGCTTGTAGGTGAAGAGATCCATCATGTTGGAAACCACGAACTTCAGCCTGATAATTGATTTCATGTTAAGTAGCAGCATTAGATTTAAACAGTACTCCAGCATAAAAATTACAAAGGGTGCCAAACTATAAAAAGTTGGTTATATTCTTTGGGAACTTATTGTCGAGCGCTTGTAAAAAAGTACGGTGAAGTCTATAAACATGTACAATTTCCGGTCTTAGTTGTTTTCAAGTTCTGTTAGGACTTTGTTGCAGGCTGCATGTTGTACCAGGTCAGGTTTCGTTTagaaagtaaaaaaagaaggaaacaaCAGGTGGCACAAAATTTTGCGGATTCTGTGCTCTCTTATTAGGTTTTGCTTTTTCCAAGCTTGGCAGTGCTGTCGATCCCCAGGGCTCCATATTCTTGCACCTAACAAGGGCCAGACTTGGCATCCTCTTCCATTGACATGATTTCCCATCTCCTATATTTGGTGTGCATAGTTTCTATTTTTCCATCGCAAACTTCTAGTCCATGCATGCACTTCTGTAGTTGCCCCATCTATTTTCTACCGCCCATTCCAATCTGCTAATACTTCTATTTCCCATCTATTAGTTCTTCCATACCTAGGCATACCGGTTCCTACTACTTAGTCCACAACTAACTATGTCTGTCCACTCTGTTGCAAgatttcttctctcttctaGTTCTAGCTGAACCCATCTGCTAATTACTTCTTTTTGCACAAGCAAAAAAATCAGGGCATCCTATCCtagcatataaaaaaatgagatgtacaaattttgaattataaAAGGAACAATCATTGATTGGCTGGTGTAGTGgaagtagtagtagtagtgaGGACGATGGCTCAAGCTAACATCAACCATATGATAGCAAACAAAAGCAGAAGATAATAATCTGGgaataataaaagcatttgCATTGGCACTTAACAGGTCCAGAGAAAAATGCCAAGCTGAACTGCTTATAGCATTGTTCATGCATATATTTTCTGCTCGCAGAATAGATATATAAGCAACTAACATAGAGCCATTCATAGTGAAGAGAGGAGGAGTGCGCACTTACACAGACAACGTCATTTTCTTCAAATATACTCCGCATATTAAGCTCATCAACAGCAGTTCTCCTTCTCTAATATAGGGGGTGGGAAAAAGTTCAATAGCAAGAAGAATAACGACTGGAAGCTGTACCGTAGTACTGATGATACAACAACAAGCTGCCATTTTAACATAACATCCCAATTACGCTTCAAGAAAGGAACTGAAGTATATATAGAGtttccagaagaaaaaaaatcttccttaaaaaaaatagtttccaGAAAAACTACTTTCCAGCAAACAAGGAAACTGAATACTTCTTGGTTGTTACAGTGCTCTATATATCTACAAGGGAGACACTATGGTACAAGCTTAATGTTAGGTCAGCTCAAAAGGGTACTTTGAGTTTGAAGCACATTAAATTATCCATCGATACAGTGCATGACATTATTTATCTTGCAGATTGTATTGAAAGTATATCCCTGTGTTCAGCTGCCCACTATCCAATAAATTTTGGGTATTATAGGGTAATGGCGCAGAACTGCATACCTGGATTCCATCAGGCAAATTCATAGAAGAAAGCATTAAAACAGCATCTTGGGTAAAGTTTATCTCCAACCTCCAGCGTTTAGGAGCAatcttgagaaaaaaaaatcaaaatagtAATTGATATTGGTAAGAAATAGAATATGGTGCTTGCAAGGATGCTAAACAAGCAGATTGTGAATCAAACTTTGATGGCATAACTATAATGACAGATTTACCCACACCATTCTATTCAGATGTACATGTACCAAAATGTAAACAGCATGAGCCATGATACCCATACAAGATAATTGGGGCTACTAAACTATCAAAAATAGGGAAAACTGATTGCCCAATCCATGTATTAAACACATTGTCGTGTCAGCAATTTTTAACAACATTCAACATTGCTAGCAATTTAAAACTAAAGCTTTAAGCCAAAATGTAGAGCATCTTCCTGGACTGAAATCCATGACATAATTTATCACATTAAGGTATGCAGTGCATTCCTAACAGAAACCATGCTAAACAAAATGAGAGAATGTTGGAAGAGTGACCTAAAGTGCACATACCTCAATGACACGGCCAACAATGATGTCGCCAACCTCCGGTTTATACCTGAAAAGCTCCAAAAGAACAAAATGAGCTAACCTAGAATCCCTTCCATAAGCCTAAGTGTTAACTTCATTTGCAACATATCATTTGCAGAGCAGAATCACATGACCCCAATCCAACTATAGTAAAACAAGGATTATATTTACCATCTGACAGGTCAACCACTCAAATTGAGACACCAATTACCAATAGataatcaaacaaacaaatggtACCCTCAGAATAGCAGAATCTGTTACAAACGCATAATCACCCCTCCTCTAGTCCAACATGCCGTAACATTTCAGTGTGAAACTACAGTACCTCACACTGAGAACTACACCTGCATCGACCCAAACCCAAAACCAAATCCGCTAATACATTCATACATACACCGTCAAACTCAGCCCGATAGAACTCAGCATTGCCATAATTATCCAGCAtgaaaagaataagaaaaaGACATCTGGAATTTGGTACAGCAGCGAATAGGAGGAAGGCACGGAGAGAATACCTCGCCGGAGCGTCCGCACATAGACAAGCTTGTTGACCCGCTCCACGACGCCGCACAGTGTCGCCACCACCTCCCCATCGTGATCCGCCGCACCATGCCCTCTGCACACggaacacacacacgcaccCAAAAATCCTAATCGGTCCATCACCAAGCACGAGTGGAGAAACAGATAAAATCATAAAAGAGGGAAATAGACGGGGAAGTGTGGGGTTTACTTGAGAATATTGTCCTCTTGGTTGACGGGGATGCTGTCCGCGACAGTGACGGAGGCGGcagatgcggcggcgggggcgagggTCTGCAGTTCGTGGAGCGCAGCCTCGAGGCGGACCCTCTGGGTCTGGTTCAGCGGGAAGTGGAGGTCTCTCATGGCCCGGGAAGaatagaggaggaggaagcgtcGGGGAAAACAGTAGTTCGGCGACCTTGTACAGAACGTAGTCGGGCTGGGACGAGGTTGGGCGGTGAGCTTCGCAGCGGGATGCAAAGAGGAGTtcggcggcggggtggggccggcggcgggagagcAAGGCTCCTGAGAGGGTTAGGCCCATTTTAAGTCGACCCTGCAGCACTACAGCAGGCCAGTATCCCTGTAGTTAGTTTGGGCTTTCAACCACAGACACCCTGGACGGGACGGACTGGATTTAGGCTAGGCCCAGTTTCTTGTTGTACCAGGCCTAGTCTCTGGCTGTTTCCATGACGTCTGACTGAGAGTGCTTTTTtcgattaaaaaaaagactgaGAGTACTTtcgctctaaaaaaaatactcccatAACAGCAAGAATAATAGTGGGTTATAAGTTGGCTACAAGaattaaaatattattttgatgcttagttggaggaaagagaagaggagagagaagagaggtgGGCTgttaagggcatctccaatagGAGGTACTAAACAGGTACTAGTCCTACGTGGCGGAGTGGCGGAGAGATGAAAAAAAACGTTAGTACTAGTTACTTGCAGAAGTAACAGCTTATGCACGGGTACCAAGAATGAAAAAAgaatgacatgtgggtccattagaaaaaagaagtgaataaacaaaagaaagatgagagagaagaaaattaGTAACGGCTTGCCAttttagggcatctccaatgaAGGGTACTTAGCAGGTACTAGTAATCCCTCTCTTACTTTATGGCTGAGGTGGAGCAAAAAAGTGAAATAATGATAAGCTGCAGAACTAACAACATTGGCTATAGGACCAAGAATAAGAAAAGCTAGTTTAATAGAGATAAAAGTGTGTCATGTGGGTCCAAACTGAAAAAGTTGCTTTGTTAAATAATTGAttgaagagagagaaaacaagtaagaggagaagagggaggcTTAGTACCGGTTCATATGTTTTGTTGTTGAAGATGTCCTAACTAGTAGCCAGCTGCAACACGTGTTCCTAATCACCATGTGAGACTGTAATGTGGGACTGTTATTAATAAAATAGTGTTTCTTATAATCAAATTATTATACATGCTAGATATTATATTATTTAAAGATGACACGGCAATGCTATGTATTAATCTTGCCGAAAAATAGTTTCGGCAGGTGTCTCCATGCCACGGGCAGGGACGATGATCACTCATCCTCGGGGAGCTCGACGGATGCAGCACGGGGAGGGCGAGCGGCGGTGAGGCCAGCGACCGGAAGCTCGAGACCGGAAACTCCCCCatccaaaaacaaaataagcaATTCTCATGCACGTCGCaaccaaaataaaacaaaacaaaaattaatgCAGGGCAGAATAATGCCATGTAGAAGTTTGACGCGGGTGCGAGATATTTTCCTTCCGCTTATATGTTTTTTCGGTTGCGATTTGATTTTTAAAATGCTCAGTTGCAATCTAAGATATTGTTGGACATGTATGTTCGGGCTGTGTTTGTCAAACGGCCGTTGTCGAGAACTCTGTGTGAGATGGACGCCTCTTTTCGCCGAAAATGACAGCCGACGCATTAATTCTCGTCCACAATTCCCGCCGGAAATTCCACTGGCAGAACTAATATATGTGGAGTGGCATGTCTTGCTTCTTGTACTTCGGAATGCGACCTCCCGAAAATAACACATACGGGCAATGACGCCTTGAGCAGCGCCGATATCTAGCAGTTCATGTGTCGATCGGGCTGGGGAACCTAGCCCACTTGCCTGATCCTGTACGTCTTCGTCTGAACCAAACTCTAGTGAATTTTGGCCGCGTCTGCTGCCTTGTGCGTGTCATACTGTCATATCCATTTCGTGTCAGGTCCTCCTATGTTAGCTCTAGTCCGGGAGAGACAAAAGATGCGGCGAAACATTGTCATCAGCAGGCTCACCGTTCTAATCAGTGGGTGGGAACTGTACATAGCGGTGCAGTGCAAATTAAAGCTTTCCGTACGTCCGAGACGGGAACGTGCACAGCAGCAGTGACAATTCGATTAATCGAGTGGTGTGCCCGTTTGCTCAGAAACCCTCGAGCTTACATTGATCTAGATTGGCATCGATTCACCAGCTAAGTAGCAGGAGAATTGCGAATCTCAAGTCAAAACTAACCTCTGAACAGAATGATGTTGCTGCCGATCGGGGAGTGGCTTGTTTAAGAGATCTCCTTGTTTAAACTGATCTGTGCCAACTGACAACCaaagtttgatttttttgttgatgGTATGTCCTGTGCTAGCTAGTACCGTGTATTTTTTCACGCGAGAGCTcgagcattttttttcaggtC contains:
- the LOC100821067 gene encoding exosome complex component RRP4 homolog isoform X3, which codes for MRDLHFPLNQTQRVRLEAALHELQTLAPAAASAASVTVADSIPVNQEDNILKIFGCVCVFRVQRAWCGGSRWGGGGDTVRRRGAGQQACLCADAPARYKPEVGDIIVGRVIEIAPKRWRLEINFTQDAVLMLSSMNLPDGIQRRRTAVDELNMRSIFEENDVVCAEVRGFQHDGSLHLQARSQKYGKLQRGQLLTVPAYLVKRRKQHFHHLEQYDVDLILGCNGFIWVGQHVLVRENTELKEDQHKLSDEVDTFTSIETRKHICRLANAVRVLSALGFILTIELIIQTAEASLSSNVEINAMLGAEFYVQTAEREARRRADLVRKKNGAR
- the LOC100821067 gene encoding exosome complex component RRP4 homolog isoform X2, producing the protein MGLTLSGALLSRRRPHPAAELLFASRCEAHRPTSSQPDYVLYKVAELLFSPTLPPPLFFPGHERPPLPAEPDPEGPPRGCAPRTADPRPRRRICRLRHCRGQHPRQPRGQYSQRAWCGGSRWGGGGDTVRRRGAGQQACLCADAPARYKPEVGDIIVGRVIEIAPKRWRLEINFTQDAVLMLSSMNLPDGIQRRRTAVDELNMRSIFEENDVVCLQRGQLLTVPAYLVKRRKQHFHHLEQYDVDLILGCNGFIWVGQHVLVRENTELKEDQHKLSDEVDTFTSIETRKHICRLANAVRVLSALGFILTIELIIQTAEASLSSNVEINAMLGAEFYVQTAEREARRRADLVRKKNGAR
- the LOC100821067 gene encoding exosome complex component RRP4 homolog isoform X1, with the protein product MGLTLSGALLSRRRPHPAAELLFASRCEAHRPTSSQPDYVLYKVAELLFSPTLPPPLFFPGHERPPLPAEPDPEGPPRGCAPRTADPRPRRRICRLRHCRGQHPRQPRGQYSQRAWCGGSRWGGGGDTVRRRGAGQQACLCADAPARYKPEVGDIIVGRVIEIAPKRWRLEINFTQDAVLMLSSMNLPDGIQRRRTAVDELNMRSIFEENDVVCAEVRGFQHDGSLHLQARSQKYGKLQRGQLLTVPAYLVKRRKQHFHHLEQYDVDLILGCNGFIWVGQHVLVRENTELKEDQHKLSDEVDTFTSIETRKHICRLANAVRVLSALGFILTIELIIQTAEASLSSNVEINAMLGAEFYVQTAEREARRRADLVRKKNGAR
- the LOC100821067 gene encoding exosome complex component RRP4 homolog isoform X4, translated to MRDLHFPLNQTQRVRLEAALHELQTLAPAAASAASVTVADSIPVNQEDNILKGHGAADHDGEVVATLCGVVERVNKLVYVRTLRRGILSLFRYKPEVGDIIVGRVIEIAPKRWRLEINFTQDAVLMLSSMNLPDGIQRRRTAVDELNMRSIFEENDVVCAEVRGFQHDGSLHLQARSQKYGKLQRGQLLTVPAYLVKRRKQHFHHLEQYDVDLILGCNGFIWVGQHVLVRENTELKEDQHKLSDEVDTFTSIETRKHICRLANAVRVLSALGFILTIELIIQTAEASLSSNVEINAMLGAEFYVQTAEREARRRADLVRKKNGAR